The following are encoded together in the Longimicrobium sp. genome:
- a CDS encoding nitroreductase family protein, which yields MPPGEHPFRPLGFARLAPEEMLRRACGFHAEMERRRSARAFSDEPVPRELVELAVRTASTAPSGAHQQPWTFVVVSDSDLKRRIREAAEDEERRNYGGRMPPEWIEALAPLGTDFEKSHITDAPYVVVLFRQAWGLRPDGKRRTHYYTTESCGIAAGLFIAAVHHMGLATLTHTPSPMGFLSKLLGRPENEKPFLLMPVGYPAPDAAVPDLRRKPLEEVSVWFDGNSGDE from the coding sequence ATGCCTCCCGGCGAGCACCCGTTCCGCCCGCTCGGCTTCGCCCGCCTGGCGCCGGAGGAGATGCTGCGCCGCGCCTGCGGCTTCCACGCGGAGATGGAGCGGCGGCGCTCGGCGCGCGCCTTCTCCGACGAGCCGGTCCCGCGCGAGCTGGTGGAGCTGGCGGTGCGCACCGCGAGCACGGCGCCCTCGGGCGCGCACCAGCAGCCGTGGACGTTCGTGGTGGTGTCCGATTCCGATTTGAAGCGGCGGATCCGCGAGGCGGCGGAAGACGAGGAGCGCAGGAACTACGGCGGGCGGATGCCGCCGGAGTGGATCGAGGCGCTGGCGCCGCTCGGCACCGACTTCGAGAAGTCGCACATCACCGACGCGCCGTACGTGGTGGTGCTCTTCCGGCAGGCGTGGGGGCTGCGGCCGGACGGCAAGCGCCGCACGCACTACTACACGACGGAGAGCTGCGGCATCGCGGCGGGGCTGTTCATCGCCGCCGTGCACCACATGGGCCTGGCGACGCTCACCCACACCCCGTCGCCGATGGGCTTCCTCTCGAAGCTCCTCGGCCGCCCCGAGAACGAGAAGCCCTTCCTGCTGATGCCCGTCGGCTACCCGGCCCCCGACGCCGCCGTGCCCGACCTCCGCCGCAAGCCGCTGGAGGAGGTGTCGGTATGGTTCGATGGAAATTCAGGGGACGAGTGA